Genomic window (Vanessa tameamea isolate UH-Manoa-2023 chromosome 3, ilVanTame1 primary haplotype, whole genome shotgun sequence):
ataatatgccttacGCACCTAGACAGTCTTAGAGATTGGTCGTTAAAAGTTTGTGAAATTATAGGGTTCTCATAATCTGTAATTTACTTGGCAAATAAATGGCATAgtttaatacttaatacttcAAATAACTCCaaaggtaatttaaaaatatgaaataaagaaaactaTGGTCGCAACGTTTAAGATTAAATATCTTGACTTGCTTACAAACAGTACTCCCGCGCCGATGACTAGTTCTTGAAAAGCGGGAATTTCGTGGTCAGAATCAATCAAGAGAacattattagtaaattatataacttgattatttaaagattagtCTAATAATGACGCTCATCGTGCGATTGAAATGGTCGAATTTGCACGTAAATGCAAAGTAGTTAACTTTGTTTTTGTGAGGTTGTGTGACTAGGATGGATATAACACAAAACACGCGAGAGAGAGGGAGCAAGCTGTACTGGTAGAAAAACGAATGAGAACTGATTATAGATCCATTCAGTCACGAAGGTATGCACTTCCACGTTAAAATATTggtgcttaaataaaatatacttagtaatattattgtaatttttatttttttgccgtCAGTCaactcacgcacactaagacatctaaTTAGCACGACCGTTACTCCTTCTTACCGAAGCGCCTTCGTTACCGAATAGTTGCTAGTGCTATGGTAGTGTGTATGTGAAGTGAGTGACGAGGCGAATGGTGAGTCGAATAGCGACACGAATGTGTCAACGGTAAGCTCATCACTCGCCTCGCCACTTATCACGTCGTTTGTGACGCTTGCGTCGGGAGCGCTCTTTGGACGCGAGTCAAACGGTGGAGTGGCGATCTTTGACAGTGTATCCGTTGTGATTGTTCATTGGagaaaaattgtttgaaataatcTAGATGTTTCTACAATCTTGTCCTCGTGAATTGACATTAATCTAGAATttgtatcattaatttaaagctGATATAGAATAATTACATTCGgaaatatacatagattaaattatattattaaagaaatacacCTCGGATTAGGTTAGAGAACAGACGTTGTGCATTGTTTTTTTTGGGCACCGATTAATACACGGCTTTGTGTAAGCACTCACTCTTGTCTCCTTGAATGTTCATCGTACGTTTAATAGAGCGGCAAGCCGTATCGTGAACGCAGGCGTTTTGAGGGCTAACTGATtgtatcaaaacaaatattataagagCAAGGGCATGCCACTGATGATGACAAAATtgatactaataaaaattttttttttattatatctaacaTAGTATatactataccctgttcaagttagcttgatgtTTTGGAcagacagaaaatataacatatataacagtcgatggaacgatggaatgcgtaattcaaattagaagcgtctaatattttcagtgtttctatttaaattttactttgaagcaataatagataaagtcttaaaattttcggataacgcttgaatcttgaggaacttttgtattatatgtatttttttaaatatttttacaatttttaaaatcattaaatacgaacatattattttcttaataatatgttcgtcattgcaaagttatgtagatcagaaaaatttacatctgtcaaaaagatcaagcaaTCTTGTACAGGATATAAATGCAGACTCCGCACTGCATGTCTTGAATCTCAAAGATTTTAAGGTCAAAACAATTGCTTCTGCTGCGTAATGAACACCAGATCCAAGCTTCGAAATTAATGCCATTAAACtccgtaaaaaaaattacatgaacAATTCTGATTAAACTGGGCGaacttgaattattatatatatattatgtatgtatgtataatgaatatatagCAAAGCGATATTGGTTATATTCTGCGTcccaataaacaataaatttatctgGACCAATAAAAGTATTCTTGGAAAAGTCTTAACTGCATCTCTGTGTTCAGCGAcgcaaacaaaatattcatagttATTGAATACAAATACGGTTAAGTAATAATCgcatagtatttataattttaagctatTCATTCGAAAGATTGAAAAAATTAGGGTCACGTCGAGGATACTTTGTCATTATTAACCAAAATCGAAAAAAACCGCTTTGTATTGTTATTGGAAGCAtgaacgtaaactatgaatgtttcatatttaatatgtatatatgtgtgtgtcaaACACACCCAACACAACACAACGCATAGCAGTGTGtatgttgtttatattaatttagtgcACAACATTTCTAATGCATCTTACATCaaaaaattaactttcaatACTCCTCCACCGGACgcgtaattttagtaaaaaagtgGTGCAAAGTTATTGcttcaaatatataaagatgttttCAATGTTCACATATTTAAACGAAGATGCAACcgaatgatatttatattaaaacaccaACAGTTCGACTGTCtgctttaaaacaattttgtgcATGTATTGATAAAATTCATGGGATTAATTTGGAAATTACATGTATATTGCTAGGACATTTAATGGATAAAAATAGGAGATGCTGTTATTACTAATTAAGtactgttataattaaaacaatggtATTTTATCGACTGATAAGAAAATGGCTCATGAGGATATTCGATTGAAATCGATCCATAgcaatttttacatacattgttACAGTATTTTAacagtatatttaatttcaaacatcTTTTCTTCCAGGGTTCGGCGTTGGTTTGGCATCAGCGTCATCGTTTGTGTCACTCAACCATTATTTCTCGAAGAAACGTGGGCAGGCTGTTGGCCTGTCTATGGCTGGTACAGGGTTCGGTCTGATGGTCATGCCTCAACTAGTCAAACTGCTACTGAGTGAATACGGGTTCAGATGGACTGTTATTATATTGGGCGCTCTGGCCTTCCACGCTGTACTTGGTTCATGTTTACTTCAGCCTGTCAAAAGGCATCTTATTGATGCGCCAGTCGACTGTGAGATGCAATTAGTAAAGGTTAGTTCTCTAGGTGCTCTAAATTCTATCACCACTAGGCTCATATCgtgtacaataatttatatatttaacttggtcttttagtaataatattgctAAATAGGTCCTCATATAAAAAGGTAACAGTTAAAGTAGAAGTAACgtaaaagtaatttgaaaaaagcAAACCGTAtccataatatatctttatcagATCCTTATACATAATAAGAATtttgatttacataaaaattcataGAATCAGTTCACGATTAACAGTTAAATCAgcgtatatcaaaataaattaaatatataataatcaacaatAACATATAAACTCCTACTGTTTGaagtttgttaattaaataaataaataactaagtaCACATATTCTTAAGTACAACCAACAGTcactttcattattattattatttattcttaggaAATGGAGTGTATACACGAAAGTGACGAAGAGGCCGATGATAAATTCGAAATAAATCCGCTCGTCACGCATCCGATGCCGAAGTTGACCAAGCAAAGGTCTAACGTCAACATGAACCATCCCTCAGTCCGGACCGTGGGTCTCCCTCGGGCGAAGACTTGCGACAAGCCCCTCCAAGAGTTCGACGGCTCGGCCAACCCGATCGCCGGGCTGACGACCGCCGCGTCGGTGGCCGCCATGCAGCGCGTCACGTCCAGCAGCAGCATGGCCGAGGCGGCCCGGAAGCGGAAGGTGTCCGTGATATCCAATATATCCAACATGGACTTCACCGGGAGTTACTTGCAGCTGTATCTCGACGTAAGTATTACCTATGACGGACTGTAGCCATACTTATAAACATCCCACATAAAACCCGTTTTAAATTCAGCTTGATAGCGAGATACTAGTGTAGGTTTCAATATAAATCCTTAAATCCTTATCCACTATTAATCAGTCCGGTGTTGCCATTAACCCaagaatgataattatattacatattttttagtatgACTATTAACTCCTTGAAATTCgtaattttgatgtatttatttcagaCAGTAGATGACGACACATTACAAATGAAAGCGTTTAAGAAAGTCGAGCAAGAAGTACAAAAGAAGCAAGGCTTCTTCAGGAAGTTTATCGCGTTGATGGACTtggatttattaaaagattGGTCCTTCTTAAACCTGTTGCTGGGCCTGTCGTTGTTCTGGAGCGGGGAACTACAGTTTAGGATGTTGACACCATTTTTTATTAGGAGCTTAGGATATAATATGAACGAAACTGCATTCTGTTTGTCCATGACGGCCATAACTGATATCGGAGTGCGCTTGGTATTGCCGCCGATATTCGACAGGCTCGCGATCACCAAGAAGATGATATTCTTTATTTCGGCTTTCTTCTTAGCTGCTACTAGATCGGGTgagttctttttatttatataagtaaggcAAACTGGCATGGGCACCCGAATGACTGGcactaagaaatattcattCTACCTCACAATGccaaccaatgcgccaccaactttggaattATGCGTTTTTTCAACTAGtttgatatattcctaacacGACCTGGATATTTTAATCCTATTTCGTCCAAAGACAtttcactttaataaataactattatttatttaaaagcaactGTTAATGTGATTTGTGTAGCTACAGACACACGggataacatctcagttcccaaggtggcgCTTAAgtgcgatataaggaatggttaggctgtgatatataaaaaaaaaaacaaataaaaaaaaaactaaggaATAATCGTGTTCATAATTCGGGTCAAATGTGAGATTATAATTTAGAGAAAAGcgaaagtttataatttatgcgGCGCTTAAATATGTTTTGGCGCAAGGCTTCTCGCCCGTTACGGATGTTCTATTGCAAGTTACTCTATTTCTATTAAAAGAGTAATGTTAAGAAACATTATGCAAAACTAGTTTGCGCATGCGGCGGAGAAGGGGCAGGTGATAGTACCGCGGTGAACGTGCTCTCATTATGATCGGTTGAGtacgtaaaagcgtaacaaataaatggactcattttcgtatttaaaatactagttaataatatgattttgacTTCGTCTCGCTTCAGTTCTGGCCGAGCAGTCGGAATGGGTGCCGCTGATGGTGTGGCTGTCGATCTGCGGGTTCTTCCGAGGCATGTGCCTGAGCAACTTCACGCTGACGATATCGGAGTACTGCCCGCTGGAGAAGCTGCCGGCCGCCTTCGGCCTGCACATGGTCAGCAAGGGCGTCTTCGTCGTCATCATCGGGCCGCTCATTGGTGAGAtactaaattcaaaaattttgcACTAATGAAGGTTGTCATTTCAAACCAAAAACTCAGTTTCCTAAATCCACAAATGCAATCGAAACCCCAAACCTCATCCCTGTCTGTTAAATAGATACTCCAAGCAACTCTTTAGAGTGACCCGAACGACTTCAACATGAAGACCTTGAAGGAAGGAAATAGACAACGAGAAGCCCCTCAAACCTGCTATCCAGTCACTCAGCCATATAATGGGTCCCGACAACGACGGTCTCATCAACATTGGCGATCGAGAGTCTTTCAAGTGACCAAAAAGGTGTAAACACCCAAACAATAACTGCGAGATCCAAAGCGGACATGGGACAAGTCAAAGCGCCATCATTCAAACAGGTAGTTAAACCTGTAGATCACATAGCCAACGTCTTCGTCGCGTATGTGGCAACAACAAAAGCAACAAAAATCTCACAACAACATCTCATGATATCTCATCTCATCTCAGGCTCATGACAATCAGCTAGAAGGGCTGCTTAAGGTGAAAATCGAAGAAACGGAAGTTTATTATCTATAACAAGGACACCTCAGAGCTCATAAAAGGAAAAAAGATGATTTGCTATATGGCAGCCTTTAATGCGCCTGGACGCATCACAACCCTAGGCGAAGATGAAACAAGGTGCTCGGTAAATCAAATTCCACACCCCAGAAAATGATTCAGGCTCgcttaaacttaataaatggCGGAAAGCGATCCTCCCAAGAACTGGTGGAAGTGCCAAAGATGACGCGAGTAAACGCAGGTAAAAACAACTTGGATCAAAtgcaactttaatattaaagagaCCATTATAGCCCCCACCATAATAGAGGCGAGGAAAGATTTGAGAGATGAGAGAATAGCCAGGCGGGATCAGACGCGGCGAAGAAGATACAATCGCGAGAAGATCCTCGCGAATAGCATAATATAGCAAGACCAAAAACAGTGAAAATAGCTTATAGTTAACGAGGCATTAATGGACCACTTATAAACCATCTTGCTCATATTACGTATCATCGAAGTCCGTGAGTCCGCTAATATTAACGGAgacaatatctttaaaatgtattcagcCAAATTTCTTGTAAACCATCTCACAAAACTGTGCACACACACATGCCCAATGGATGTTAAGTACTGCGTACTGAATTCTACGGAGGCATACATCCAGAAAAGTAATCATGTCCCTGCATCTAAGCCCATATATAGCGGTGTTTCTATTCCCAAGCCTAAATTCTGAACATACATCCAACCAGAGAAAGCATACCAGTCCAAGGGCACGGCATTGGAGAAGGATCCAACAGTCACGCAATACTTGGAGCACAAGGACTGGTTTACGAGACGATTTGGCTACaaattccgtgctgcagcagatcccatcagCAGATAtagtaattcttggcgatttaaATGCtgaccatgccgaatggcttggatcacgcactaccgatcatgtgggtagatctgttctcgacttcgctttagcatatgatttgacacaacaggtcacctcgccaacgggAATaccaataataacaatatacgctcgaaaacaaacaaacaaacctaCTTGTGAGtaggtttgtttgtttgttttcgagcgttgttgctgactctgtcgacGATGTTGTGCTTCAGGATATAGAACTGTttattccgtattctgcggtgccCATCGGTTGCAAGTctcagccctggtttggtcctACGCATTAGGCATCGTCCCGAACTCGTGGAAGACTGCTTTGATGCATCcaatccctaaaaagggcaaccgctcagacatatagcctccttgttctccaaagtaatggagtccattataaagtgccagctcctgcggtatctagaggagtaccaactgattagcgaccgccagtacggttacTATCGGGGTctctcagccggtgatcttctagtttaccttactcatagatgcGGCGGAAGCAATTGCGAGTAAGGGGGaagcattagcagccagttcggacatagcgaaggccttcgatcgcgcgTGGCACCAAGCttttctttcgaagcttccttcataTGGaattcccgggaaattatgcaattggatcaccagctttttggcagatctTAGCATGAATTTCGTTGTCGACGGATTTGCTCTGACTGACTGAAAATTCGTCAATTCTGGTGTttcacaaggctgcgttctatcacacgctctgtttcttctgcatatcaatgatcTGTTGCAAATCAGGAACATTCACTGCCATGCAGACGACAGTATCGTAGACACCTTATACATTGGCCGtactaatatttctcgggaaaacgttaAAGAAAACCAGAACAAACTTGTGTATAGAGTTGTAATAGACTCTTCGTTAAACAAGGTCTCGGACTGGGCCGACTAAACCTCCACTTCAACTCCAAAAAGACGCAAATTTGCGCGTTAAACGCTAAGAaatcaccatttgtcgtatctccacgatttgagaacatttcgGTAGCCACCGctgctagtatcggaatacttggcgttgatgtttcaagcctcgttcagttccgcagTCAATTGAATGTTAAAGCCAAATTGGAAAGCTCgatgtgctcagcaaggcaagaccaTGCAGTGGTTGCGATTTCGAGTCACACCATAACATTCGTATTTAATACGAACACTGGTGAAGAGAGCACAAATGGCGACTACCAAGAAGATTctagattacaatctaaaaaTGGTTATCCACTGAAGAGATGACCCTATAATGAGCATACTGGCCGAATGCTATCCAGGCCGCATAAGGAATCCAGAATCCCACGAAGACTAATAACACTCCTTTACTTCTAATGCAgaaaaatatgtactttatgTTTTTTGACACTAGTGTTTGGAAATTTCCGACAATTTCAAAATCCCGGAACTTCTggacttttaaaattttgttatttatttattttttaaaggggtcgattttttttaagaggGGTGAACTTGTTTAAgagtttgttttttgtaaaaatctacattttttatagagaatttatttatttcccgaAAATTCCCGGCACTTCGAGgtacgaatatataatatatttcatacgaataacatatattgataaaaaaaatatcctaaaacttataaaagtaaaaaaccttatttaaaacaagcctttatttaaatgcgctaaaaagaaaaaacttacGTACGTGTATTTACgaatatgaaattatacaaCTTTAAGAACAAGGATAATAAGCTCAATTCAACACACCTTGGATTTGCAACCAACCGGCCCATTTATGCGATGGAACATTTGTCGCTTATGAATAAACAACTGCATGCAGCTACAAGGATAGTCGCAAAGGAGAAAAAATGTGAGTTTGTTTGGATACGCAATGGAAAGATTTTCGTGTGCAAGAATATTAAGTCAGAGGCTAAAATAGTCAGGGATAAAGGCTTTTTGGAAAAACTATAAACTTATTAACTTAACCAATCTAAAGCATGTCtatttatgttgtttatttttataaaattcattttaagtatttattaccaaaatgtAAGAGGCTTAAGAACGAaggtagaaaaatttcatttaccTGTATTATCTAATgattatgatatgataatttTGACCGAAACGTGGCTAAATGAATCTGTATATGATTACGAGGTAATAGATCAGAGATGTAACATATTTAGGCGAGATAGATGTTCCTCCTCATTTTCTTCTCACAATAAAGATGGGGGCGGTGTAATGATTGCTGTCTCAAAGAAATTTGAAGTTATTCGAAAGTATGAGTGGGGGTCGGCGTGTGAGGACTTATGGATTAGCGTGAAATTAAGAGGGAGCAGCAGTATTAATATATGTGTTGCTTACTTTCCACCGCCTTTGGATCGGCAATATGTTGACACATTTCTATGTAATATATCGCGCGTGATAACCAGAGTAAGCGAAAATTCATCCATAATGTTGCTGGGGGACTTTAACTTAAGTGACCTATTGTGGGAATATATTACCATCGACATCCGATGGGTACGTAGTAAACAGCTTTCTagacaatattacatttaataacctACACCGATGTGACTGTGTTTCgaatgaaaatgataaaatgttagattttaaataaaaccttgttttaaaaaggttttttacttttaatttatttttactttttagtaatttaattcgCATCCGTATTATCAGCGAGCCCTGTTACTCGATACCCATTTTGTGCAGAGAGCATTAAAAACAATTGGTCCACCAAAAGACGCTTCGTAAAACTCGACTGCCCGGTGTACAGAAGCTCGGATAACATGTGCGGAGCCACAGACACAACAACAAAAATGTCCCATAACAATTAGGCCCTTAAATCCGTGGACTAATGCGAGGTGCCCGCAGGCTACGTGCGCGACTACACGGGCAGCTTCGCGACGTGCATCCACGTGCAGAATGCGCTCATCATGTCGTGCGTGCTGGTGTGGGGCGCCGAGTACGCGCTGGCCTCCGCGCGCCGCCGCAAGGTCGTGCAGATCTAGGGCTCGGAGGCGGTTGCTGTTGGGCGTGACGCCTCTCCTGGCTTCTTAGTGTTAGGCTCAAAACTTTGCTTTTTTTTAGTTCCACTGGCCCCTCTGTTAGATGACGTCTACctaatttgacatttttttgtatgttttgaaATGATCTTCGTGGCGAGGTCTTAGGGTTTAAAACGATTCGTTGTGATTCCATGACTCGTTGAATTGAGTAGGCATTTGTATTTCTCTTTTTAGGAACATTTTAGATGACTTTTCTAGGTATTCATTTTACTATGATATTTTTAGACGACTGTACGTAGTTACGTAGAAATTTAGATGACTCCCTGTCTGTCGTTCAAATAATTCGGCGCCAAACGATTGTTTCAGTAAAAAAAGCAAGTGAAAATGTAGTGGGATcctatgaaatattattgaaatttgtaattaaacgtcctttaaagatttaaagaaaCAGTCCAGTAACGTtcgatgaaaaataaaatagttactacTTTTTCATAGTACTTTCTTTTACAATCGTTTCCGTAGTCGACATACTTCCAACCAGTGACATTTATCAGTAGTAAACTTCTCTCTAATCGTTGACAACTTTTACGAGTAGTAAATTAAGACTGTAGAACGAATGAGTGAAAGGAGTGAAACAGCAGTGTTTCAATCCTGTAAAAAcctgacataaaatattatattttttatctttataaaaggCTATTCACAATCTGTGTTATTATTACcagaatgaattattttttaattgactttttatgcgttgttttattataagatcTCATTAATTGCAAAATCATTAATTGTGTTAATaccacatttaattttatttgacaaaatgattttaaatgatgCGTTAATATTAAGTTCAATTTTAGGCAATTAATTTGTAGTTTAATGGGCGGACTAGTGTAAGATATCATATAAATAGTAaaggtttatttgttttttatcgatAAACTATGAATTACTGAACCGGCTttcataatttcttaataattggAAAGCTACTTACTCCAAAAATGGCATAGGGTATATTTATTCCATTACGAATAAGATTTATAtgcgtataatatttatacaacataAACTGGATTTCACGCGGGCGCGGCCGTGGGCAGAGCTATATGTTAATATTGCGTCGAATATTCTAGCACAGTACGATCAACGTCGTatcgaaaaacaataaaaaacatttgaagtgGCATTATAACGCCGCGCCTTTGCCgttgataacttttttttgggTGTTGCTGCTTTGCAATTAATGATTTCTTGCAGTACGCcgccaattatataatatataataattgttttcatactgttaatacattgtttaattaattggaaaatgtattaaaacaataattttaattaaatataattaattgcaaattgaaatgtaataataatctgCCAAATTTTTAAACTGTTTAGTTAAGTTCTTTATATTcatgttataaatatgtaaacaatattttattgttatatttcaaaCTTTCCGTCTtccaaatttttttaatatcgatgtATCGACGTGGGCTTTTCGACATGTGATTTTAGCGACCAAATAGTATACTAACTTTTGATAAATGTGTTATTGtacttagaatataaaaatattatatgccaTTTTGACATTTGATCTGTCATTTTCATATTAGgcattatatataatctgtacTTATTATAATCATGCAATCAATTAATGAAATGTGTGTGCCaatctttgtaaataataatacttatattcaaatgtaaactatatattttaatatttgtatggtTATACATGACATCGTGAATGGGAAGGATTACATAAgtcattgaattattatttcagtGACTTGTACGGTTAAGCTGTTTGCTGACGATTcgtattgtattgaaatttagGTTTCGTTTCTGTATTAGTGTCAGTAAATGtccatttttttctaattctaatgtattttttaatacttaagcTTGTCACCTTgagaagtatttatataatgttttttttttttaaattatgttttcttaatGGACTTATAAATCAGAAACATGTTAGTACTAAATTAGAAAACatatcaagtaaataaatacatatgttgtttttgtaaatattaaaaatatttatcacatcAATTATGTAAACAACTTAACGTGtagtttataacatttttgtcatatatttcATCCATGAGGATGAAATATTCGAGAATTATAACGATCAGTAACatggaattttaaattttattctattttaaatcataatagtaaattaaatggcCATATCCTTAAACGGTAGTACGttatttcgaattttaaatagttgttgtaaaatgacaactaaattattgccacttaaaaaaatagatagtgttgttatgtaataattatgaaacagttaataataaaacgaatattaatatgtttttatttctacttcttacaatattttcaagtaaaacttccgttattattattaaaaaataaacttagttgAATTAAGAACGTTATTATGTGGTTagtgatattttaaatgtcaacatTGTTGATGTATTTTGTATGAGGGCgagttttaaaaatcgaataaatgaatatgttttgtttcattgaaaaaaatGCACTAATATTTAAGTGTTGTTATTGCTATacacaatgttatttataacagCCGGCTTGTTTTATCTGAGCTTAGTAACCAAATCATATTAcaacatctatttattttagaaaaagcGTTTTTAAGAAATGTATGTAGTAACTGTCAACTGTCTCGAAACGTATGAATTAATCTCGGTTTAATGGGTGAATTCGAAATACAGTTTCGTAGTGATATCTCTTTGTCAAGGTTAAATTCATtggtgacattggcgaaataatctgtgccctgtcggcacaactagaAGCCGTTAACATggcataacataacataacataatcagcctgtaaatttcccactgctgggctaaggcctcctctcccgttgaggagaagatatggagcatattccaccacgctgctccaatgcgggttggtggaatacacatgtggcagaatttcgttgaaattagacacatgcaggtttcctcacgatgttttccttcaccgccgagcacgagatgaattataaacacaaattaagcacatgtaaattcagtggtgcctgcctgggtttgaaaccgaaatcatcggttaagatgcacgcgttctaaccactgggccatctcggcttttttttttttttttcgttaacatagaaatatatgtaatcGAATACAAGGGGTGGTGAAGCGATagtgcaatttatttaattacattaatcacTTTCGTCTAGTTCAGATATCGTTGTCTCGAGACGGTTGCAGTTCAGTCACCTCAAAGGTTAATGAATTATACAGATAACTTTACATTGGATGGTGCGTGCTGCGAAATTGTCTGTCTAGATAtcctacaaaatatataactgtaCAACTCTTGTAAACTAGCAAGACTTTTATAAAGAATGACTTAATCTATTAAAGTACTTATTGGTTACCTttaaatctgttttatttacctaattatattaagtgataAGTTTTTTGTTGAATCTATTATCTAATGTCTGTATGGTACGAGGGTGTGTCTGTGGGTAGAggattcttattatataatataacatataatttaagccAGTCGCTAATAAGATTCAAGAACAAAATCTCGATTCTGTGCATAAAAAGTGCCAATTAAATTAACCCTTATCGTAGGAACCGTtttgcttttttgttttttgttaaccT
Coding sequences:
- the LOC113397167 gene encoding monocarboxylate transporter 9, which gives rise to MTVEKSKGTEKKAPPATQKVAPDGGWAWMVCLGVSLVNFSTRSLEPSFGLLFKDLLDDLGVHTTGASFIASTLDSVVNFSGFFVGPVIKTFSYRKVCFVGSTICALGLLFTAPANSIGHILATYSILGGFGVGLASASSFVSLNHYFSKKRGQAVGLSMAGTGFGLMVMPQLVKLLLSEYGFRWTVIILGALAFHAVLGSCLLQPVKRHLIDAPVDCEMQLVKEMECIHESDEEADDKFEINPLVTHPMPKLTKQRSNVNMNHPSVRTVGLPRAKTCDKPLQEFDGSANPIAGLTTAASVAAMQRVTSSSSMAEAARKRKVSVISNISNMDFTGSYLQLYLDTVDDDTLQMKAFKKVEQEVQKKQGFFRKFIALMDLDLLKDWSFLNLLLGLSLFWSGELQFRMLTPFFIRSLGYNMNETAFCLSMTAITDIGVRLVLPPIFDRLAITKKMIFFISAFFLAATRSVLAEQSEWVPLMVWLSICGFFRGMCLSNFTLTISEYCPLEKLPAAFGLHMVSKGVFVVIIGPLIGYVRDYTGSFATCIHVQNALIMSCVLVWGAEYALASARRRKVVQI